Proteins encoded together in one Lysinibacter cavernae window:
- the rph gene encoding ribonuclease PH: MSDTIRPDGRTAPDLRTVTIERGWSEQAEGSALISFGRTRVLCTASFTNGVPRWMAGQGKGWVTAEYSMLPRSTNERMGRESVKGKIGGRTHEISRLIGRSLRAVVDMKALGENTLVIDCDVLQADGGTRTAAITGAYVALADAIEWGRAQGFIAKKATPLIDSVAAVSVGIVDGEPRLDLEYREDSRAETDMNVVVTGRGLFVEVQGTAEGAPFDRRELGELLDLAVAGAAELTELQTAAFAAELAK; encoded by the coding sequence ATGTCAGACACCATCCGCCCAGACGGACGAACCGCACCAGACCTCCGCACCGTGACCATCGAGCGCGGGTGGAGTGAGCAAGCGGAAGGGTCCGCGCTCATTTCGTTCGGACGCACGCGCGTGCTGTGCACCGCATCATTCACCAATGGAGTTCCTCGCTGGATGGCGGGCCAGGGCAAAGGCTGGGTCACCGCCGAGTACTCGATGCTTCCTCGCTCGACCAACGAGCGCATGGGTCGCGAATCGGTGAAGGGAAAAATCGGCGGGCGCACCCACGAGATCTCGCGCCTCATCGGGCGAAGTCTCCGTGCAGTTGTTGATATGAAGGCGCTCGGCGAGAACACCCTCGTTATCGACTGCGACGTCTTGCAGGCCGACGGCGGCACCCGCACGGCGGCGATCACCGGTGCCTACGTCGCCCTTGCCGACGCAATCGAGTGGGGCCGCGCGCAGGGCTTTATCGCGAAGAAGGCGACGCCGCTCATCGACTCGGTTGCCGCCGTTTCCGTTGGCATCGTGGATGGCGAGCCCCGCCTCGACCTCGAATACCGCGAAGACTCGCGTGCCGAAACCGATATGAACGTCGTTGTTACCGGCCGTGGCCTGTTTGTTGAGGTGCAGGGAACCGCCGAGGGCGCGCCGTTCGACCGGCGCGAACTTGGCGAACTGCTCGACCTTGCGGTTGCCGGTGCGGCTGAACTCACCGAGCTACAGACGGCCGCGTTCGCGGCAGAACTGGCGAAGTAG
- the murI gene encoding glutamate racemase yields the protein MNNLPIGIFDSGVGGLTVARAVRDQLPRESITYVGDTAHSPYGPKPIADVREYALSCLDDLVDQGVKMLVIACNTASAAMLRDAHERYDVPVLEVIQPAVRSAVQITRNQKVGLIGTVGTINSRAYDDLFSIRSDIELYTKACPRFVEFVEAGVTSSPELLAVAEEYLGGLRDHHIDTLVLGCTHYPFLRGAISQVMGNDVVLVSSDIETANDVYKTLVDRGLQRSDDEAPSYQYRSTGDDPEAFYGLAQRLLGNGLQNANLQKLGDHGFTLTTSH from the coding sequence GTGAATAACTTGCCGATCGGAATCTTCGACTCTGGCGTTGGCGGCCTCACCGTGGCGCGCGCCGTGAGGGATCAGCTTCCCCGCGAATCCATCACCTACGTTGGTGATACCGCCCACTCGCCGTACGGCCCAAAACCTATCGCCGATGTCCGCGAATACGCGCTTTCCTGCCTCGACGACCTGGTCGATCAGGGCGTGAAGATGCTGGTTATCGCCTGCAACACTGCCTCGGCAGCGATGCTGCGTGATGCGCATGAGCGCTACGACGTTCCAGTGCTTGAGGTAATCCAGCCGGCCGTGCGAAGCGCCGTACAGATCACGCGCAACCAGAAGGTTGGGCTGATCGGAACGGTTGGCACGATCAACTCTCGGGCATACGACGACCTGTTCAGCATCCGAAGCGATATCGAGCTGTATACGAAGGCCTGCCCCAGGTTTGTTGAGTTTGTCGAAGCCGGCGTGACCTCGAGCCCAGAGCTGCTCGCCGTCGCCGAGGAATACCTCGGCGGATTGCGCGACCACCACATCGATACGCTTGTTCTCGGCTGCACGCACTACCCGTTTTTGCGCGGGGCAATTAGCCAGGTTATGGGTAACGACGTTGTGCTCGTCTCGAGCGATATCGAAACCGCAAACGACGTGTACAAAACCCTTGTTGACCGAGGCCTGCAGCGCAGCGACGACGAGGCTCCCTCGTATCAATACCGCTCGACAGGGGACGATCCGGAAGCGTTCTACGGTCTCGCGCAGCGCCTGCTTGGCAACGGGCTCCAGAATGCCAACCTCCAAAAGCTCGGCGACCACGGCTTCACGCTCACAACGAGCCACTAA
- the rdgB gene encoding RdgB/HAM1 family non-canonical purine NTP pyrophosphatase produces MGDAREVVLASHNAHKLGELRSIIGPDLGGLELIGYTGPEPVEDGVTFAENALLKARAAAAHTGLPALADDSGIAVDILGGSPGIFSARWGGPARDDRQNLELLLWQLTDVADEYRAAQFICAAALVLPDGREHVELGIWPGRVLREVDGNGGFGYDPIFAPEGSAHSAGALTADEKNQQSHRSRAFRAIAPVVRSLVQ; encoded by the coding sequence ATGGGCGACGCGCGCGAGGTTGTGCTCGCGAGTCACAACGCTCATAAGCTTGGTGAGCTGCGATCAATCATCGGCCCCGACCTTGGCGGCCTCGAACTGATCGGATACACGGGCCCAGAACCGGTCGAGGACGGCGTAACGTTCGCCGAGAACGCGCTTCTCAAGGCACGGGCGGCCGCGGCCCACACTGGCCTCCCTGCGCTCGCCGACGACTCCGGCATAGCCGTCGACATCCTTGGCGGGTCTCCTGGTATTTTTTCGGCTCGCTGGGGTGGACCCGCTCGCGACGACCGTCAGAACCTCGAATTGCTGCTCTGGCAGCTCACCGATGTTGCCGACGAATACCGTGCCGCACAGTTTATCTGCGCCGCTGCGCTTGTCCTACCTGATGGGCGTGAGCACGTTGAGCTCGGCATCTGGCCTGGCCGCGTGCTTCGCGAAGTGGATGGCAATGGTGGCTTTGGCTACGACCCCATCTTCGCGCCTGAGGGCTCAGCCCATTCGGCAGGGGCACTCACCGCCGACGAGAAGAATCAGCAGTCGCACCGGTCGCGCGCGTTCCGCGCGATTGCGCCAGTGGTGCGTTCGCTCGTTCAGTAG